The Candidatus Binatia bacterium genome includes the window CAGCTTCTGCACGTAGAGCGCGGTGAGCGGCGTCTGCGTCGCGGGCTTCAGGATCACCGCGCAGCCCGCCGCGAGCGCGGGCGCGATCTTGCGCGTCGCCATCGCGGCCGGGAAGTTCCACGGCGTGATCAAGAGCGCGACGCCGATCGGCTGGTGCACGACGAGGATGCGGTTCGCACCGCTCGGCGCGGTGGCGAGCGTGCCGTGGTTGCGCACCGCCTCCTCCGAGAACCAGCGGAAGAACTCCGCCGCGTAGCCGACCTCGCCCTTCGCTTCCACGAGCGGCTTGCCGTTCTCGCGCACGATCAGCTCCGCGATACGCTCCGCGTCGCGCAGCATGAGCTCGAAGGTGCGGCGCAGGATCTCGGCGCGCTCGCGCGGCGCTCGCGCGGCCCACTTCGGCTGCGCGGCGTGCGCCGCCGCGACCGCGGCGAGGCCGTCCTCGACGGTCGCGTCGGCGACCTCGGCGAGCAGCTCGCCCGTCGCGGGGTCGCGCACCTCGATGCGCGCACCGTCGCTGGCGTCGCGCCACTGGCCGTCGATCGCGAGCCCGGTGGGAAGATCGATCGTCGCTCGTGTGCCCATCGTGTCCTCCACCTCCGATTGAAGGAGAAATCGGCCGGGGACGAAAGCGGCTCGGCGGGCGCCGTTGGTCGCCGTGCGTTACGACGCAAGCCCATGCCGACCGATCGCAACGTGCGCGTCGAGCGCGTGTCCGCGCGCGACGCCGAGGCGGCGCAGCGCCGGGCCGCGGGCGCGCTGCGCGCGCGCGGGCTCCGGCGCGGCGACCGCGTCGCGATCATCGCGCACTCGTCGTCCGCCTACCTCGCGGCCGCGCTCGGCGCGCTGCGCAGCGGCGTCGTGCCGGTGCTGCTGAACCCCGCGCTCGTGCCGCTCGAGCAGCAGGCGCTGCTCGACGACGCGCAGCCCTCGCTCGTGCTGCGCGACGCCGACCTGCCGGCGCTGCTCGAAGGTCCGCCGATCGACATCGCCGACGTGCCGCTCGCGCGCCCGATGCTCTACACGTCGGGCACGACCGGCAAGCCGAAGGGCGTCTGGTCGGGCGTGCTCGCGGACGACGACGCCCGCGCGCTGATCCTGGAAGAGCGCGAGCTCTGGGGCTTCTCGCGGGACGAGGTGCACCTCGTCGTGTCGCCGCTCTACCACTCGGCGCCGCTGCGCTTCTCGACCGGCGCGCTCCTCGCCGGCGGCGACGTCGTGCTGCTCGGCGGCTTCGACGTCGAGCGCCTGGTGCGCGCGATCCACGAGCACCGGCCGACCTCGGCCTTCATGGTTCCGGCGCACCTGCAGCGTCTGTTCGCGGCCGACCCGGAGGCGCGCACCGATCTGTCGTCGTTCCGCCTGCTCGCGCACGCGGGCGCGCCCTGCCCCGACGCTCTCAAGCGCGAGGCGCTGCGCCGCTTCCCGAAGGGCTCGGTGTGGGAGTTCTACGGCTCGACCGAGGGCCAGTTCACCGCCTGCTCGCCGGACGAGTGGCTCGCGCGTCCCGGCACCGTCGGACGCGCGCGCAGCGGACGTCGCATCGAGATCGACCCCGACGGCACCATCTGGTGCACCGTGCCGCGCCACGCGCGCTTCGAGTACTGGCGCGACCCGGAGAAGACGGCGCGCGCCTGGCGCGGCGACGCGTTCAGCGTCTTCGACCTCGGCCGCCTCGACGAGGACGGCTTTCTCTACCTCGACGGCCGGCGCGACGACCTCATCATCTCGGGCGGCGTCAACGTCTACCCGCTCGAGGTCGAGCGCGTGCTGCTCGAGCACCCGCGCGTGCGCGAGGCGGCGGTCTTCCCGCTCGCCGACGAGCGCTGGGGCCAGATGGTCTGCGCCGCCATCGTCGGCGACGCGGACGCCGACGAGCTCGCGCCGTGGCTCGCCGAGCGGCTCGCGCCCTACAAGCGGCCGAAGCGCATCTTCCGCGTCGACGAGATCCCGCACTCGCCGACCGGCAAGGTCAGGCGCGGACGGCTGGCGCTCGATCTCGGTCTCGATCGAGAAACCGCCACGCGCGGGTGAGCCACGCCGCGAGCGCGAACAGCGCGAGCAGGAGCGTTCCGAGCGCCGCGCCGAACGGCCAGTTGCGCGCCGTGCCGCGGAACTGGTTCTCGATCACGTTGCCGATCATGTCGACGCGGCCGCCGCCGAGGATGTCGTTGACGGCGTAGAGCCCGAGCGCCGGCACGAACACCAAGAGCACGCCGCCCGCGATGCCCGGCGTCGTGAGCGGCAGCACGACGCGCACGAAGGCGGCGAGCGGACGCGCGCCGAGGTCGAACGCAGCTTCCACCAGCGAGCGGTCGAGCCGCTCGACGCTCGCGTAGATCGGCAGGATCATGAACGGCAGGAACGTGTAGACGAGCCCGAGCACGACCGCGCCCGGCGTGTAGAGCATCTCGAGCGGCGCCGCGATCAGGCCGACCTGCAAGAGCAGCGCGTTCACCAGCCCCTCGCTCTTGAGCAGCGTCACCCAGGCGTAGGTGCGGATCAGGAAGCTCGTCCAGAACGGGATCATGAGCAGCGCGAGCAGCCGTCCGCGCCAGCGCTCGCTCGCGCGCCCGATGGTCCACGCGACCGGGTAGCCGACGACGAGGCAGATCGCGGTGGTCAGCGCCGCGTACCAGACCGAGCGCAGCAGGATGACCGCGTACGCGCCGCGGAACGCCGCCGCGTAGTTGTCGAGCGTGAGCTCGAGCACGACGCCGCCCAGCGTGCCGCGGCGCGCGAAGCTGTAGAGCAGCATGATCGCCGCCGGCGCGACGACGAAGGCCGCGACCCAGACGACGAGCGGCGCGAGCAAGAGCCACGTGGTCGCGCGCGACGTCGCACGCCGCCCTCCGCGCACGCCGCCGCCGAGCGCAACGTCCGCGGGCGCGGACACGTCAGCTACCCGCCGCCTTGAGGTCGGTGACCAGCCGGTCCACCGCCACCGCC containing:
- a CDS encoding AMP-binding protein; amino-acid sequence: MPTDRNVRVERVSARDAEAAQRRAAGALRARGLRRGDRVAIIAHSSSAYLAAALGALRSGVVPVLLNPALVPLEQQALLDDAQPSLVLRDADLPALLEGPPIDIADVPLARPMLYTSGTTGKPKGVWSGVLADDDARALILEERELWGFSRDEVHLVVSPLYHSAPLRFSTGALLAGGDVVLLGGFDVERLVRAIHEHRPTSAFMVPAHLQRLFAADPEARTDLSSFRLLAHAGAPCPDALKREALRRFPKGSVWEFYGSTEGQFTACSPDEWLARPGTVGRARSGRRIEIDPDGTIWCTVPRHARFEYWRDPEKTARAWRGDAFSVFDLGRLDEDGFLYLDGRRDDLIISGGVNVYPLEVERVLLEHPRVREAAVFPLADERWGQMVCAAIVGDADADELAPWLAERLAPYKRPKRIFRVDEIPHSPTGKVRRGRLALDLGLDRETATRG
- a CDS encoding ABC transporter permease; the protein is MSAPADVALGGGVRGGRRATSRATTWLLLAPLVVWVAAFVVAPAAIMLLYSFARRGTLGGVVLELTLDNYAAAFRGAYAVILLRSVWYAALTTAICLVVGYPVAWTIGRASERWRGRLLALLMIPFWTSFLIRTYAWVTLLKSEGLVNALLLQVGLIAAPLEMLYTPGAVVLGLVYTFLPFMILPIYASVERLDRSLVEAAFDLGARPLAAFVRVVLPLTTPGIAGGVLLVFVPALGLYAVNDILGGGRVDMIGNVIENQFRGTARNWPFGAALGTLLLALFALAAWLTRAWRFLDRDRDRAPAVRA